Genomic window (Gemmatimonadaceae bacterium):
CGAGATCGCGCGGCGCATGGGGCGGCGCGAGCTGTTCGCCGTGTGTTACGCCGACCTCGATCACTTCAAGGAGTACAACGACCGCTACAGCTACTACGATGGCGACCGTGTCATCCGGCTGCTGGCCAAGCTGCTGCACGACGTCGTGAAGGGGATGTGCGGCGAGCGCGGCTTCGTGGGGCACATTGGCGGCGACGATTTCATCTTCATCATTCCGGCGTCGGAGCTGAACGACATCTGCACGGAGATCGTGACGGTCTTCGACATGCTGGTGCCGTACCAGTACTCGGAGCAGGATCGGCGCGCCGGCTACTTTTTCGGGAAGGACCGGCGCGGACAGTTGCACCGCGTGCCGCTCATGACGCTCTCGATCGGGGTGGTGACGAACGAGCGCCGCACGTTCCAGACGGCGGCGCAGGTGGCGGAACTGGCGACCGAGATGAAGGGGTATGCCAAGACGCTTGCCGGGTCGGTATATACTGTGGATCGTCGGACGGACGCGGTCGCGCCTGGAGGTGAGGTGACGCCCCCCCGTCCGCAGCGAACCATCAGCGTGATTGACGAGTCATGAACGTCTCGTGCCCGGATTGCCACTCCGTATTTCGCGTCGATCCCGCCAAGGTGACGGGTGCCAACCTCCGTGCGCGGTGCTCGATTTGCGGCGGCCTGATTCCGGTTGGTGCGAGCGTTCGGTGGGCGGACGAGTTCCCGAGCTCCACGGCGCGCGCGCCTGAAGCGATACCCGCACGCGCCGAGCGGGAGTCGTCAGCCGCAACGCCGTACGCGCCGCCGATTGTTGCAGCTGACGCACCGACGAGTGC
Coding sequences:
- a CDS encoding diguanylate cyclase, with amino-acid sequence MPLPTAMLFAPRGEKLPAAVATWVRDREFALGEVATGDELLSIALRSRPRLVVFDARVEAADAELWDACRRLKSDSFTGIVPAVVLVGGQAGAFESALAAGADEILRANVSELEIVQRLDLLLRRSDRDVYVHPSTRLPGTVEIEGEIARRMGRRELFAVCYADLDHFKEYNDRYSYYDGDRVIRLLAKLLHDVVKGMCGERGFVGHIGGDDFIFIIPASELNDICTEIVTVFDMLVPYQYSEQDRRAGYFFGKDRRGQLHRVPLMTLSIGVVTNERRTFQTAAQVAELATEMKGYAKTLAGSVYTVDRRTDAVAPGGEVTPPRPQRTISVIDES